In Silene latifolia isolate original U9 population chromosome X, ASM4854445v1, whole genome shotgun sequence, the following proteins share a genomic window:
- the LOC141620740 gene encoding uncharacterized protein LOC141620740, which produces MNEKRKFYKFLDLLKKLEVSLTFTKVVTQMLLYTKFLKDVLTKKRSIGGDGLVALRGQYIAVLLNPMPEKLQDPVIFSIPCMVGNVSIKKALCDLGASVSILPLPIARKVRLHDMIPTSMTLQLGDRLVQRPMDVIEDVSVKVRNFYIPTDFVILEIPEDQQTPIILGRPLLATGDVNISVKEGKLTFKVGGMWLNFL; this is translated from the coding sequence ATGAATGAGAAGAGGAAATTCTACAAATTCTTGGACTTGTTGAAAAAACTCGAAGTTTCACTAACTTTCACCAAGGTAGTGACACAAATGCTACTCTACACAAAATTCTTGAAGGATGTGTTGACAAAGAAGAGAAGTATTGGAGGAGATGGTCTAGTGGCTCTTAGGGGGCAATATATTGCGGTATTACTCAATCCCATGCCGGAGAAACTACAAGATCCGGTTATTTTTTCCATTCCTTGCATGGTGGGTAATGTGAGTATCAAGAAGGCACTATGTGATCTTGGTGCTAGTGTTAGCATACTTCCGCTCCCTATTGCAAGGAAAGTTAGGTTGCATGACATGATTCCTACTTCCATGACCTTACAACTAGGCGATAGGTTGGTACAAAGACCAATGGATGTCATTGAAGATGTGTCAGTTAAGGTGCGCAATTTCTATATCCCAACGGACTTTGTGATTCTTGAAATTCCGGAGGACCAACAAACTCCTATTATACTTGGAAGACCCTTATTGGCAACCGGGGATGTAAACATAAGTGTCAAGGAAGGGAAACTAACCTTCAAGGTGGGGGGAATGTGGTTGAATTTTCTTTGA